A window of Halomonas sp. H10-9-1 contains these coding sequences:
- a CDS encoding DUF4212 domain-containing protein produces the protein MAEEKVDSTEYWKANVRLITGCLVVWAFVSYGCAILFRPLLAGIPVGGTDLGFWFAQQGSILTFICLIFFYAWRMNQLDKKFGLGE, from the coding sequence ATGGCAGAAGAGAAAGTCGACTCAACCGAGTACTGGAAGGCCAACGTGCGCCTGATTACAGGCTGCCTGGTCGTCTGGGCCTTCGTCTCCTACGGCTGCGCCATCCTGTTTCGGCCGCTACTCGCCGGCATCCCGGTAGGCGGTACCGACCTGGGCTTCTGGTTCGCCCAGCAGGGTTCGATCCTGACATTCATTTGCCTGATCTTCTTCTACGCCTGGCGAATGAACCAACTCGACAAGAAATTCGGACTCGGGGAGTAA
- a CDS encoding sodium:solute symporter family protein produces MSQFAINLLFVGASFALYIGIAIWARAGSTKDFYVAGGGVHPVTNGMATAADWMSAASFISMAGLLASGGYANSTFLMGWTGGYVILAMLLAPYLRKFGKFTVPDFIGERFYSNTARLVAVVCLIVASVTYVIGQMTGAGVAFSRFLEVSNTWGIWIAAFIVFLYAVFGGMKGITYTQVAQYVVLIIAYTIPAVFIALQLTGNPIPMFGMFSTHAESGVPLLAKLDSVVNALGFRDYTADVDNKLNMVLFTLSLMVGTAGLPHVIIRFFTVPKVADARWSAGWALVFIALLYLTAPAVGSMARLNLMTTVYPEMAGEVEDYSDELNRPILYEDRPGWIRTWEETGLINFEDKNNDGRIQFYNDSNPEFAETAASHGWEGSELTVNNDILVLANPEIANLPPWVIGLIAAGGIAAALSTAAGLLLAISSAISHDLIKTMINPKITEKGEMLAARISMAGAILLATYLGLNPPGFAAQTVALAFGIAGASLFPALMMGIFSKRVNNKGAVAGMLTGLVATLLYIFTYLGWFFIPDTNMLPNTPDNWILGISPLSFGAVGAICNFTVAYLVSTATEEPPQEIQDLVESVRYPKGAGAASSH; encoded by the coding sequence ATGAGTCAATTTGCCATCAACCTGCTGTTCGTAGGGGCCTCGTTTGCCCTCTACATCGGCATTGCGATCTGGGCCCGGGCGGGCTCGACCAAGGACTTCTATGTGGCGGGCGGCGGTGTCCATCCGGTCACCAACGGCATGGCCACCGCCGCCGACTGGATGTCCGCCGCGTCGTTCATCTCCATGGCCGGCCTGCTGGCTTCCGGGGGCTACGCCAACTCCACCTTCCTGATGGGCTGGACCGGCGGCTACGTCATCCTGGCCATGCTGCTGGCTCCCTACCTGCGCAAGTTCGGCAAGTTCACGGTGCCGGACTTCATCGGTGAGCGCTTCTACAGCAATACCGCGCGCCTGGTGGCCGTCGTCTGCCTGATCGTCGCCTCGGTGACCTACGTCATCGGCCAGATGACCGGCGCCGGCGTGGCCTTCTCGCGCTTCCTCGAGGTCTCCAACACCTGGGGCATCTGGATCGCGGCCTTCATCGTGTTCCTGTATGCGGTCTTCGGCGGCATGAAGGGCATCACCTACACCCAGGTGGCCCAGTATGTGGTGCTGATCATCGCCTACACCATCCCGGCGGTGTTCATCGCCCTGCAGCTGACCGGCAACCCGATCCCCATGTTCGGCATGTTCAGCACCCACGCCGAGTCCGGCGTACCGCTGCTGGCCAAGCTCGATAGCGTGGTCAACGCGCTGGGCTTCCGCGACTACACCGCCGACGTCGACAACAAGCTCAACATGGTGCTGTTCACCCTGTCGCTGATGGTCGGTACCGCGGGCCTGCCCCACGTCATCATCCGCTTCTTCACCGTGCCCAAGGTCGCCGATGCGCGCTGGTCGGCCGGCTGGGCGCTGGTGTTCATCGCCCTGCTCTACCTGACCGCTCCCGCCGTGGGCTCCATGGCGCGCCTCAACCTGATGACCACCGTCTACCCGGAAATGGCCGGCGAGGTGGAAGACTACAGCGATGAGCTGAACCGCCCGATTCTCTACGAAGATCGCCCGGGCTGGATCCGTACCTGGGAAGAGACCGGCCTGATCAACTTCGAGGACAAGAACAACGACGGTCGCATCCAGTTCTACAACGATAGCAATCCCGAGTTCGCCGAGACCGCGGCCTCTCACGGCTGGGAAGGTAGCGAACTGACCGTCAACAACGACATCCTGGTACTCGCCAACCCCGAGATCGCCAACCTGCCCCCGTGGGTCATCGGCCTGATCGCCGCCGGTGGTATCGCCGCCGCACTCTCTACCGCCGCGGGCCTGCTGCTGGCCATCTCCTCGGCGATCAGCCACGACCTGATCAAGACCATGATCAACCCGAAGATCACCGAGAAGGGCGAGATGCTGGCCGCTCGGATCTCCATGGCGGGCGCCATCCTGCTGGCAACCTACCTGGGCCTCAACCCGCCGGGCTTCGCCGCCCAGACGGTGGCACTCGCCTTCGGTATCGCCGGCGCCTCGCTGTTCCCGGCGCTGATGATGGGGATCTTCTCCAAGCGAGTGAACAACAAGGGCGCCGTGGCGGGCATGCTGACCGGCCTGGTCGCCACCCTGCTCTACATCTTCACCTACCTGGGCTGGTTCTTCATTCCCGACACCAACATGCTGCCCAATACTCCGGACAACTGGATCCTGGGCATCTCGCCGCTCTCCTTCGGCGCGGTGGGTGCGATCTGCAACTTCACGGTGGCCTACCTGGTGTCCACCGCCACCGAAGAGCCCCCGCAGGAGATCCAGGACCTGGTGGAGAGCGTCCGCTATCCCAAGGGCGCTGGTGCCGCCAGCAGCCACTAA
- a CDS encoding NahK/ErcS family hybrid sensor histidine kinase/response regulator, with the protein MFSGWLLVAASLLYIAVLFGIAWRGDRHARRHGASQRRPVIYSLALAIYCTSWTFHGAVGQAASGGWSFASIYVGPILTFLLFWPVLAKMTRVAKHQNVTSIADFIASRYGKTQSLAAFASLVALVGTLPYIALQLKAVATSFSVLTADSDITRAPLFADTAFYVALVMAVFAILFGTRHTDATEHHEGLIHAVAFESLVKLLAFMALGAYVTWGMFDGLGDLLARAETQLELQQQLADQDFGQSFWAQTLLAMLAILCLPRQFHVAVVENTHRDDARTARWLFPLYLLAFAFFVIPIAAAGLTVFSESRIEPDTYVLALPMAADNVWLTLLTFIGGFSAATGMVIVAAVAVSIMISNEIVIPALFRLRWFDTKARDYGRLVLRARRITIGAVLAMAYGFYQLIGEFTSLASIGMLSFAAAGQFAPALIGGLYWKRGNRLGVIVGMNAGFAIWAYSLLIPAMIGADVLPADWLAGGPLGVAWLSPTSLFGLNVGDGFTHGVMLSLGVNLFCYIFVSQVTSQRVVERIQASLFVDSVETRQTSVNRPWTGATTVGDLKVLCERFLGAQQVNRAFDDYARRSGKPLEDGTRASIDIIQFTERFLASVLGASSARIVVNSALQGRGIGISDVISIVDEASQVLEFNRALLQATIENINQGISVVDQNLRLVVWNQRYLELFRFPDHLIRVGAPIDKIFRYNAHNGEYGPGDPEEHVQLLLDNIREGQPHRYVRYRQDGSVLEVQGNPMPGGGFVYTYQDITQQKRIEEALIRSENNIRIYTDNVPALIAYFDKDCRYLFTNRAYEQAFGIDRNAVIGKRVQEVISPEMALEREQWIERALSGERVSFEVSIRLSEGRRYMLVTYTPHFGDSGAILGFFALYQDITERRQAEIALKETNETLEERVRERTQALSEANAALRQENRVRAEAEQALRQAKQLAEDANASKTRFLAAASHDLLQPLNAARLFTSALSQEMDASDMKRTIGHIDGSLQAAEELLGTLLDISKLDAGALTPRRNHFALADIIRPLRAEFEVMAENRGLDLMVVPTAAWVDSDPQMLRRIVQNFLSNAIRYTQEGRVLLGCRRQEGRLSIQVWDSGPGIPESKQVEIFQEFRRLDQASRHKESEKGLGLGLSIADRMSRVLDHPITVRSREGWGTMFAVSVPVVAAQTPTQQAEEAALPRRAGNKLAGTRILCIDNETLILEGMKAMLSGWGCEVFTATSIGGAKSVLRHLDGDPDAILADYHLDNEVTGLMALEALAERLQGAVPGIVITADRTEEVAEEIKRSGYQLLLKPVRPAALRALLTRTLQASRAAQ; encoded by the coding sequence ATGTTCTCAGGCTGGCTGCTGGTCGCCGCATCGCTGCTCTACATCGCCGTGCTGTTCGGCATCGCCTGGCGTGGCGATCGCCATGCTCGACGCCACGGTGCCAGCCAGCGACGGCCGGTCATCTACAGCCTGGCACTGGCCATCTACTGCACCTCCTGGACATTCCATGGTGCGGTGGGCCAGGCCGCCAGCGGCGGCTGGTCATTCGCCAGCATCTATGTGGGCCCGATTCTCACTTTCCTGCTGTTCTGGCCGGTCCTGGCCAAGATGACCCGGGTCGCCAAGCACCAGAACGTCACCTCCATCGCCGACTTCATCGCCTCGCGCTACGGCAAGACCCAGTCGCTGGCCGCCTTCGCCAGCCTGGTGGCACTGGTCGGCACCCTGCCCTACATCGCCCTGCAGCTGAAGGCGGTGGCCACCTCCTTCAGTGTGCTGACCGCCGACAGCGACATCACCCGCGCACCGCTGTTCGCCGACACCGCCTTCTACGTGGCGCTGGTGATGGCCGTCTTCGCCATCCTCTTCGGCACCCGCCACACCGATGCCACCGAGCACCACGAGGGGCTGATCCACGCCGTGGCCTTCGAGTCGCTGGTCAAGCTGCTCGCCTTCATGGCGTTGGGGGCCTACGTCACCTGGGGCATGTTTGACGGGCTGGGTGACCTGCTGGCACGCGCCGAGACCCAGCTGGAACTGCAGCAACAGCTGGCCGACCAGGATTTCGGCCAGAGCTTCTGGGCCCAGACCCTGCTGGCCATGCTGGCGATCCTCTGCCTGCCGCGCCAGTTCCATGTGGCGGTGGTGGAGAACACCCACCGCGACGATGCCCGCACCGCACGCTGGCTGTTCCCGCTCTACTTGCTGGCCTTCGCGTTCTTCGTCATCCCCATCGCCGCGGCCGGCCTGACCGTCTTCTCCGAGAGCCGCATCGAGCCCGACACCTACGTGCTCGCCCTGCCGATGGCGGCCGACAACGTCTGGCTGACGCTGCTGACCTTCATCGGCGGCTTCTCGGCGGCCACTGGCATGGTGATCGTCGCCGCCGTGGCGGTATCGATCATGATCTCCAACGAGATCGTGATCCCGGCGCTGTTCCGGCTACGCTGGTTCGACACCAAGGCCCGCGACTACGGCCGCCTGGTGCTGCGCGCGCGGCGCATCACCATCGGCGCGGTGCTGGCCATGGCCTACGGCTTCTACCAGTTGATCGGCGAGTTCACCTCACTTGCCTCCATCGGCATGCTGTCCTTCGCCGCCGCCGGCCAGTTCGCCCCGGCGCTGATCGGTGGGCTCTACTGGAAGCGCGGCAATCGTCTGGGGGTGATCGTCGGCATGAACGCCGGCTTCGCCATCTGGGCCTACAGCCTGCTGATACCGGCGATGATCGGCGCGGACGTGTTGCCCGCCGACTGGCTGGCCGGCGGCCCGCTCGGCGTGGCCTGGCTCTCGCCCACCTCGCTGTTCGGCCTCAACGTCGGCGACGGCTTCACCCACGGCGTGATGCTGTCATTGGGGGTCAACCTGTTCTGCTATATCTTCGTCTCGCAGGTCACCTCCCAACGGGTGGTGGAGCGCATCCAGGCCTCGCTGTTCGTCGACAGCGTCGAGACCCGCCAGACCTCGGTGAACCGCCCCTGGACCGGCGCCACCACCGTGGGCGACCTCAAGGTACTGTGCGAGCGCTTCCTGGGTGCCCAACAGGTGAACCGCGCCTTCGACGACTACGCGCGGCGCAGCGGCAAGCCGCTGGAGGATGGCACCCGCGCCTCCATCGACATCATCCAGTTCACCGAGCGCTTCCTGGCCTCGGTGCTCGGCGCCTCCTCGGCACGCATCGTGGTCAATTCGGCGCTGCAGGGACGCGGCATCGGCATCTCCGACGTCATTTCCATCGTCGACGAGGCCTCCCAGGTACTCGAGTTCAACCGCGCCCTGCTCCAGGCCACCATCGAGAACATCAACCAGGGCATCAGCGTGGTCGACCAGAACCTGCGGCTGGTGGTATGGAACCAGCGCTACCTGGAGCTGTTTCGCTTCCCCGACCACCTGATCCGGGTCGGCGCCCCGATCGACAAGATCTTCCGCTACAACGCCCACAACGGCGAGTACGGCCCCGGCGACCCCGAGGAGCACGTCCAGCTGCTGCTCGACAACATCCGCGAGGGACAGCCCCACCGCTACGTTCGCTACCGCCAGGACGGCAGCGTGCTCGAGGTCCAGGGCAACCCCATGCCGGGCGGCGGCTTCGTCTACACCTATCAGGACATCACCCAGCAGAAGCGCATCGAGGAGGCACTGATCCGCTCGGAGAACAACATCCGTATCTATACGGACAACGTCCCCGCGCTGATCGCCTATTTCGACAAGGATTGCCGCTACCTCTTCACCAACCGCGCCTATGAACAGGCCTTCGGCATCGATCGCAACGCGGTGATCGGCAAGCGCGTCCAGGAGGTCATCTCGCCCGAGATGGCCCTGGAGCGGGAGCAGTGGATCGAGCGCGCCCTGTCCGGCGAACGGGTCAGCTTCGAGGTCTCGATCCGGCTCTCCGAGGGGCGACGCTACATGCTGGTGACCTACACTCCCCACTTTGGCGACAGCGGCGCGATACTCGGCTTCTTCGCCCTCTACCAGGACATCACCGAGCGACGCCAGGCGGAGATCGCCCTGAAGGAGACCAACGAGACCCTGGAGGAGCGCGTCCGGGAACGCACCCAGGCGCTCTCCGAGGCCAACGCGGCGCTACGCCAGGAGAACCGAGTGCGCGCCGAGGCGGAGCAGGCACTGCGCCAGGCCAAGCAGCTGGCCGAGGATGCCAACGCCTCCAAGACCCGCTTCCTGGCCGCCGCCAGCCACGACCTGCTGCAGCCGCTCAACGCCGCCCGGCTGTTCACCTCGGCGCTCTCCCAGGAGATGGATGCCAGCGACATGAAGCGCACCATCGGCCATATCGACGGCTCGCTGCAGGCCGCCGAAGAACTGCTGGGCACCCTGCTCGACATCTCCAAGCTGGATGCCGGCGCCCTCACCCCCCGGCGCAACCACTTCGCGCTGGCCGATATCATCCGTCCGCTGCGTGCCGAATTCGAGGTGATGGCCGAGAACCGCGGCCTCGACCTGATGGTGGTACCGACCGCCGCCTGGGTCGACAGCGACCCCCAGATGCTGCGTCGCATCGTGCAGAACTTCCTGTCGAATGCCATTCGCTACACCCAGGAGGGCCGGGTGCTGCTGGGCTGTCGCCGACAAGAGGGCCGCCTCTCCATCCAGGTGTGGGACTCCGGCCCCGGGATTCCCGAATCCAAGCAGGTGGAGATCTTCCAGGAATTCCGCCGCCTCGACCAGGCCTCGCGCCACAAGGAGAGCGAGAAGGGACTGGGGCTGGGACTCTCCATCGCCGACCGCATGAGCCGGGTGCTGGACCACCCCATCACGGTGCGCTCTCGGGAAGGCTGGGGCACCATGTTCGCGGTCAGCGTGCCGGTCGTTGCCGCCCAGACGCCGACCCAGCAGGCCGAGGAGGCGGCCTTGCCACGCCGCGCCGGCAACAAGCTGGCCGGCACACGCATCCTCTGCATCGACAACGAGACGCTGATCCTCGAGGGCATGAAGGCGATGCTCTCCGGCTGGGGCTGCGAGGTATTCACCGCCACCTCCATCGGCGGTGCCAAGTCGGTGCTGCGCCACCTGGACGGCGACCCCGACGCGATACTGGCCGACTACCACCTGGACAACGAGGTGACCGGGCTCATGGCCCTGGAGGCCCTCGCCGAGCGGCTGCAGGGCGCCGTGCCCGGCATCGTGATCACCGCCGACCGTACCGAAGAGGTGGCCGAGGAGATCAAGCGCTCGGGCTATCAGTTACTGCTCAAGCCGGTGCGCCCCGCCGCCCTGCGCGCGTTGCTGACCCGCACCCTGCAGGCCAGCCGCGCGGCGCAGTAG
- a CDS encoding YecA family protein, translating to MTDTPQPEPLLDDDQLDHLDDFLASERVPEDALDLIGTHGFLVALAVSPREVPPAAWVAELFQGEPDFSDDGEREVILGLLERLRHNAIAALEQGLLPELPFEPTLDGLVPEETPIGDWCAGFMEGVFLDEAAWFEEDEEATAALLLPFMALSGLFDEEPDMAEFVADGARLEGLVRQLPELVLDLYLHYRVPPETPKPTPRRKQPAGGRKGRKP from the coding sequence ATGACCGATACCCCGCAACCCGAACCCCTGCTCGACGATGACCAGCTCGACCACCTCGACGACTTCCTGGCCTCGGAGCGGGTTCCCGAGGATGCCTTGGACCTGATCGGCACCCACGGCTTCCTGGTCGCCCTGGCCGTCAGTCCTCGGGAGGTACCGCCGGCGGCCTGGGTGGCGGAGCTGTTCCAGGGGGAGCCTGACTTCAGCGACGACGGTGAGCGCGAGGTCATCCTCGGCCTGCTGGAACGACTGCGCCATAACGCCATCGCTGCCCTGGAGCAGGGCCTGCTGCCGGAGCTGCCCTTCGAACCGACCCTGGATGGCCTTGTCCCGGAGGAGACACCCATCGGCGACTGGTGCGCCGGCTTCATGGAGGGCGTCTTCCTCGACGAGGCGGCCTGGTTCGAGGAGGACGAGGAGGCCACCGCCGCCCTGCTGCTGCCCTTCATGGCGCTCTCGGGCCTGTTCGATGAGGAGCCAGACATGGCGGAGTTCGTCGCCGATGGCGCGCGTCTCGAAGGGCTGGTGAGGCAGCTCCCCGAGCTGGTGCTCGACCTCTACCTGCACTATCGGGTGCCGCCGGAGACCCCCAAGCCCACTCCACGCCGCAAGCAGCCCGCCGGTGGCAGGAAGGGCCGTAAGCCGTAA
- a CDS encoding response regulator transcription factor — translation MAFAQKFIVADDHPLFRAALTQALRQLAPQAEIVESDTMEATAEVVTRHPDADLILLDLHMPGAHGFSGLIQLRGQTPDIPVAVVSGSDEPHVVRRAIDYGASGFIPKSSSLQLIAEAVGEILEGEVWLPAELAISIGDADEEETRFAEAIASLTPQQFRVLNMLTEGLLNKQIAYELSVSEATIKAHVTAILRKLGVHSRTQAVIAAQRLEVEPPKVQS, via the coding sequence ATGGCCTTTGCCCAGAAATTCATCGTCGCCGATGACCATCCGCTGTTCCGCGCAGCCCTGACCCAGGCACTGCGTCAACTGGCGCCCCAGGCCGAGATCGTCGAGTCCGACACGATGGAGGCCACCGCTGAAGTGGTGACTCGCCACCCCGACGCGGACCTGATCCTGCTCGACCTGCACATGCCTGGCGCCCACGGCTTCTCGGGCCTGATTCAGCTGCGCGGTCAGACCCCGGACATCCCGGTGGCAGTGGTCTCGGGCAGCGATGAGCCGCATGTGGTGCGCCGGGCAATCGACTACGGTGCCTCCGGCTTCATCCCCAAGTCCTCCTCGCTGCAGTTGATCGCCGAGGCGGTGGGCGAAATCCTCGAGGGGGAGGTGTGGCTGCCGGCGGAGCTCGCCATCTCGATCGGCGATGCCGACGAGGAGGAGACCCGGTTTGCCGAGGCGATCGCCTCCCTGACCCCCCAGCAGTTCAGGGTGCTCAACATGCTGACCGAGGGGCTGCTCAACAAGCAGATCGCCTACGAGCTCAGCGTCTCCGAGGCGACCATCAAGGCCCACGTCACCGCCATCCTGCGCAAGCTCGGCGTGCACTCCCGTACCCAGGCGGTGATCGCCGCCCAGAGGCTCGAGGTCGAACCGCCCAAGGTGCAGTCGTAG
- a CDS encoding SprT-like domain-containing protein codes for MNRAALPHPDPETLASLADSDLARALEERVAAAWGLCREVHPHLPMPRVWLDLRGRSAGQAHFGRGGLRFNPVLYAENRVDFLVEVVPHEMAHWLVHHLEDGPQARPHGREWQTVMRRLFGLEPRTTHRFDTGRASPAPHRYVCGCREHDFTPRRHALARQGRRYRCRHCAQTLVYRGQKVSEKQK; via the coding sequence ATGAACCGTGCCGCGTTGCCCCACCCCGACCCTGAAACATTGGCCTCCCTGGCTGACTCTGATCTCGCGCGAGCCCTCGAGGAGCGGGTCGCAGCGGCTTGGGGGCTGTGCCGCGAGGTACATCCCCATCTGCCCATGCCCCGGGTGTGGCTCGACCTGCGCGGTCGGAGTGCGGGGCAGGCGCACTTCGGGCGCGGCGGGCTGCGCTTCAATCCGGTGCTGTATGCCGAGAATCGGGTCGACTTTCTAGTCGAGGTGGTGCCCCACGAGATGGCCCACTGGCTGGTCCACCATCTCGAGGACGGCCCCCAGGCGCGCCCCCACGGCCGCGAATGGCAGACCGTGATGCGCCGGCTTTTTGGGCTCGAGCCGCGCACGACCCACCGCTTCGATACCGGCCGTGCCAGCCCGGCGCCTCATCGCTACGTCTGCGGCTGCCGCGAACACGACTTTACTCCGCGCCGGCATGCGCTGGCGCGCCAGGGACGGCGCTATCGCTGTCGTCATTGCGCTCAGACGTTGGTCTATCGTGGCCAGAAAGTGTCTGAGAAACAGAAATAA
- the acs gene encoding acetate--CoA ligase yields MTELHKNIYPVPEALAKSAWIDKAKYESLYRQSVEDPEGFWKEQAKRLDWIKAPTKIKNTSFDTHNVDIRWFEDGTLNASANCLDRHLETRGDQAAIIWEGDDPNESAHISYRELHERTCRLANALKELGINKGDVVTLYMPMIPEAAVAMLACARIGAIHSVVFGGFSPDAVAQRVIGAQSKLVITADESVRGGKQVPLKDNVDAALTREGTEVCEKVLVVKRTGGEIEWNEGRDLWFHEQVDGQSSDCPAEEMSAEDPLFILYTSGSTGAPKGMKHTTGGYLVHVAMTHQQVFDYHDGDIYWCTADVGWVTGHSYIVYGPLANGGTTVMFEGVPSYPTPGRMGEVVDKHGVNILYTAPTAIRALRAHGDDVMASSTRESLRLLGSVGEPINPEAWEWYYRVIGNSRCPIVDTWWQTENGGILLSPLPGATDLKPGSATLPLFGVQPGIVDNDGNLLEGEAEGNLVILDAWPGIARSIWGDHERFIQTYFSTYPGMYFTGDGCRRDEDGYYWITGRVDDVINVSGHRMGTSEIESALVAHDAVAEAAVVGFPHDIKGQGIYIYVTLSDGHEPSDELKKELVKWVRTEIGPIASPDVIQWAADLPKTRSGKIMRRILRKIAANETEGLGDTSTLADPSVVDDLIEHRANR; encoded by the coding sequence ATGACGGAGCTGCACAAGAACATTTATCCGGTTCCCGAAGCGCTGGCGAAGAGTGCTTGGATAGACAAGGCTAAGTATGAATCGCTCTATCGTCAGTCGGTCGAGGATCCGGAGGGTTTTTGGAAGGAGCAGGCCAAGCGCCTCGACTGGATCAAGGCGCCGACCAAGATCAAGAATACCTCCTTTGATACCCATAACGTCGACATTCGTTGGTTCGAGGATGGAACGCTCAACGCCAGTGCCAACTGCCTGGATCGCCACCTGGAGACGCGTGGCGATCAGGCTGCCATCATCTGGGAGGGTGATGATCCCAACGAGTCTGCCCACATCAGCTACCGTGAGTTGCATGAGCGCACCTGCCGGCTGGCCAATGCACTCAAGGAGCTGGGGATCAACAAGGGCGATGTGGTCACGCTCTACATGCCGATGATTCCCGAGGCGGCCGTGGCCATGCTGGCCTGTGCGCGTATCGGGGCGATTCACTCGGTAGTATTCGGCGGGTTTTCGCCAGATGCCGTCGCCCAGCGGGTGATTGGTGCACAATCCAAGCTGGTGATCACCGCCGACGAGTCGGTGCGCGGCGGCAAGCAGGTGCCGCTCAAGGACAACGTCGACGCGGCCCTGACCCGTGAAGGCACCGAGGTGTGCGAGAAGGTGCTGGTGGTCAAGCGCACCGGCGGCGAGATCGAGTGGAACGAAGGGCGCGACCTGTGGTTCCACGAGCAGGTCGACGGCCAGTCCAGCGACTGCCCCGCCGAGGAGATGAGCGCCGAGGATCCGCTGTTCATCCTCTACACCTCCGGATCCACCGGTGCCCCCAAGGGCATGAAGCACACCACTGGCGGTTATCTGGTGCATGTTGCCATGACCCATCAGCAGGTCTTCGACTATCACGACGGTGATATCTACTGGTGCACCGCCGATGTGGGCTGGGTCACCGGCCACAGCTATATCGTCTATGGGCCGCTGGCCAATGGTGGTACCACCGTGATGTTCGAGGGTGTGCCCAGTTATCCGACGCCTGGCCGCATGGGCGAGGTCGTCGACAAGCACGGTGTCAACATCCTCTACACGGCGCCCACCGCCATTCGCGCCCTGCGTGCCCACGGTGATGACGTCATGGCTTCCAGCACCAGGGAGAGTCTGCGTCTGCTTGGTTCGGTAGGTGAGCCGATCAACCCCGAGGCCTGGGAGTGGTATTACCGCGTAATCGGCAACTCCAGGTGTCCCATCGTCGACACCTGGTGGCAGACCGAAAATGGCGGCATTCTGCTGTCACCGCTGCCCGGTGCCACCGACCTCAAGCCCGGCTCCGCCACGCTACCGTTGTTCGGTGTTCAGCCGGGTATCGTCGATAACGACGGTAACCTCCTGGAAGGCGAAGCCGAGGGCAACCTGGTGATCCTCGACGCCTGGCCGGGTATTGCACGCTCCATTTGGGGCGACCATGAGCGCTTCATTCAGACCTACTTCTCGACCTATCCAGGCATGTACTTCACCGGTGATGGTTGCCGCCGCGACGAGGACGGTTACTACTGGATCACCGGTCGCGTCGACGACGTCATCAACGTCTCGGGCCATCGCATGGGTACCTCCGAGATCGAATCGGCGCTGGTGGCCCATGATGCAGTGGCCGAAGCGGCCGTGGTGGGCTTCCCCCACGACATCAAGGGCCAGGGCATCTACATCTACGTGACCCTCAGCGACGGTCACGAGCCGAGCGATGAACTTAAGAAGGAGCTCGTCAAGTGGGTTCGCACCGAGATCGGTCCCATCGCGTCTCCCGACGTCATTCAGTGGGCCGCCGACCTGCCCAAGACCCGCTCCGGCAAGATCATGCGCCGCATCCTGCGCAAGATCGCCGCCAACGAGACGGAGGGGCTGGGTGACACCAGCACCCTGGCGGATCCATCCGTGGTGGATGATCTGATCGAGCACCGCGCCAACCGCTGA